A stretch of Aphanothece sacrum FPU1 DNA encodes these proteins:
- a CDS encoding NAD-dependent epimerase/dehydratase family protein, whose product MRILIMGGTRFIGVYLTKELVKQGHEVVLFNRGNKPTPVEGIQQIKGDRTDISQLKEKLGAENFDAVFDNNGRELSDTQPLVEIFKDRIKHFVYVSSAGVYLKSEQMPHIEGDAVDPKSRHKGKFETESYLEKAGIPWTSIRPTYIYGPQNYNDLEAWFFDRIVRDRPIPIPGNGLHFTQFGHVQDLAKAMAAILENEQAIGQIYNISGQRYVTFDGLARACGMATGKSPDEIKIVHYDPKQFDFGKQKAFPLRMQHFFADIHKALNELNWQPEYDLIKGLTDSFENDYLSGKRHQAEIDFSVDDKILSMDN is encoded by the coding sequence ATGCGCATTTTAATTATGGGGGGAACTCGTTTTATCGGAGTTTATTTGACAAAAGAATTAGTTAAACAGGGTCATGAGGTGGTCTTATTTAATAGAGGAAATAAACCTACACCCGTAGAAGGAATACAACAAATTAAAGGTGATCGTACTGATATAAGTCAATTAAAAGAGAAATTAGGAGCAGAAAATTTTGATGCAGTTTTTGATAATAATGGGCGAGAATTAAGTGATACTCAACCCTTAGTAGAAATTTTCAAAGATAGAATTAAACATTTTGTCTATGTTAGTTCGGCAGGGGTATATTTAAAGTCTGAGCAAATGCCCCATATAGAAGGGGATGCAGTCGATCCCAAAAGTCGTCATAAAGGTAAATTTGAGACAGAAAGCTATCTAGAAAAAGCAGGTATTCCTTGGACATCTATTCGTCCGACCTATATTTATGGGCCACAAAATTATAATGATTTAGAGGCTTGGTTTTTTGATAGAATTGTACGCGATCGCCCGATTCCTATTCCTGGAAATGGATTACATTTTACTCAATTTGGTCATGTTCAAGACTTAGCAAAAGCGATGGCAGCCATATTAGAAAATGAACAAGCAATTGGACAAATTTACAATATTTCAGGACAACGTTATGTGACCTTTGATGGATTAGCCCGTGCTTGTGGGATGGCGACCGGAAAATCTCCTGATGAGATCAAAATTGTTCATTATGATCCGAAACAGTTTGATTTTGGGAAACAAAAAGCCTTTCCTTTACGGATGCAACACTTTTTTGCTGATATTCATAAAGCATTAAATGAATTAAATTGGCAACCCGAATATGATTTAATTAAGGGTTTAACAGACTCATTTGAGAATGATTATTTAAGCGGTAAACGTCATCAAGCGGAAATTGATTTTTCCGTAGACGACAAGATTTTATCAATGGATAATTGA
- a CDS encoding Uma2 family endonuclease: MTIATEKQVYTPEEYLKLEKESTDKHEYRDGEIILMTGGTTNHNRLVLDFCTYLNLALMEQNSEVFAGDVRLWIPRYREYTYPDVMIVQEQPIYQLPGTTTITNPSLIVEVLSKSTKARDRGDKFRYYRSISEFKEYILIDQYNILVEHFVKTIEGKWVLTEYETKEAVLKLESVQFEITLQELYKRINFSESEQEETV, translated from the coding sequence ATGACAATAGCTACAGAAAAACAGGTTTATACTCCAGAAGAATATCTAAAATTAGAAAAAGAATCTACGGATAAACATGAATATCGTGATGGAGAAATTATCTTAATGACTGGAGGAACAACTAATCATAATCGTCTTGTTTTGGATTTTTGTACTTACTTAAATCTCGCTTTAATGGAACAAAATAGCGAAGTCTTTGCGGGGGATGTTCGTCTATGGATTCCTCGTTATCGTGAATATACTTATCCTGATGTTATGATAGTTCAAGAGCAACCTATTTATCAACTTCCAGGAACAACAACAATTACAAATCCTAGTTTAATTGTAGAAGTTTTATCGAAATCAACTAAAGCAAGAGATAGAGGTGATAAGTTTCGTTATTATCGCTCTATTTCTGAGTTTAAAGAATATATTCTTATTGATCAATATAATATTTTAGTTGAGCATTTTGTCAAAACTATTGAGGGGAAATGGGTTTTAACTGAATATGAAACAAAAGAAGCAGTTTTAAAATTAGAATCAGTTCAGTTTGAAATTACATTACAAGAGTTATATAAAAGAATTAATTTTTCAGAAAGTGAGCAAGAAGAAACGGTTTAA
- a CDS encoding transferase: MRLPLVYPPTQLDICVIGDVTIHDGAVVAPGTILQAAPNSRIVIREGACIGMGTLLNAYEGDIEIESGAMLGAGVLVVGHSKIGKNACIGSSSTILNTSIAPGTAIEAGSLIGDMSRRPVSSEISEPSQAIKSETNGSVAATNGSILDSNDVIPKPETTEVEKPEFVEEMEDLWLEPETEVEEIPEIINPPNIPNEMPNVPVVGQIYINQLLCTLFPERQAFNRSQNNSSS, from the coding sequence ATGCGTTTACCCCTTGTTTATCCGCCGACTCAGTTAGATATTTGCGTGATTGGTGATGTTACCATTCATGATGGTGCAGTTGTGGCACCTGGAACCATTCTCCAAGCTGCCCCCAATAGTCGCATTGTGATACGGGAAGGGGCTTGTATTGGTATGGGAACTCTTTTGAATGCTTATGAGGGAGACATCGAAATCGAATCTGGTGCTATGTTAGGGGCCGGAGTTTTGGTGGTTGGTCACAGTAAAATTGGTAAAAATGCTTGTATTGGGTCTTCTAGCACCATTTTAAATACTTCTATTGCACCAGGAACAGCTATTGAGGCAGGATCATTAATTGGTGATATGTCTCGTCGTCCTGTTTCTTCAGAAATATCTGAACCTTCACAAGCAATAAAATCGGAAACTAACGGTTCTGTTGCTGCAACTAATGGTTCTATTCTTGATAGTAATGATGTTATTCCTAAACCAGAAACAACGGAAGTTGAAAAACCGGAATTTGTGGAAGAAATGGAGGATTTATGGTTAGAACCAGAGACAGAAGTTGAAGAAATTCCCGAAATTATTAATCCACCTAATATCCCGAATGAAATGCCGAATGTTCCCGTTGTAGGTCAGATTTATATTAATCAACTTTTATGTACTTTGTTTCCTGAACGTCAAGCTTTTAACCGTTCTCAAAATAATTCTTCATCATGA
- a CDS encoding ribulose bisphosphate carboxylase small subunit — MVVRTAAAPPTPWSKTLAEPQIDDSAYVHSFSNLIGDVKVGANVLIAPGTSIRADEGTPFSIGEATNIQDGVVIHGLEKGRVIGDDELEYSVWIGKKACITHMALIHGPAYVGDGAFIGFRSTVFNARVGAGCIVMMHALIQDVEIAPGKYVPSGAIITNQQQADRLPDVTEADRAFARHVVEINEALRVGYQCADNAVCINPIRERLENSIKDVNETDYKNSVTSMSLSPEIVTQVRSLLSQGYTIGAEHADKRRFRTKSWLTCGSFSGSGNQVLANLENCLAEHQGEYVRLIGIDTQAKQRVLEVIAQRPEDVPGSGNKPVSYSSNGNGASISNGQGKAATVGDDLVAQIRSLLNQGYKVGTEFANQRRFRTSSWLTGPAIDSKREADVIREVQSVVSEHDKEYVRLIGIDVNAKRRMVETIIHRPGATANSSSSNGSGVAYRSSNGACSYQGSSGLSTEAIAQVRALLGQGYKIGTEHADQRRFRTKSWQSCSPIDTTRESEVMAALEACLAEHQGEYVRLIGIDTNAKRRVCESLIQRPGQAVANGSRAVSTAAPVSYQNGQSNGSFSSRNLTPETVTQVRSLLAQGHKIGTEHADKRRFRTKSWQSCSPIDSTRESEVMAALEACLAEHQGEYVRLIGIDSQAKRRVVETLIQRP, encoded by the coding sequence ATGGTAGTCCGCACAGCAGCGGCCCCCCCGACACCTTGGTCAAAAACCTTAGCAGAACCCCAAATTGATGACAGTGCCTATGTGCATTCTTTCTCCAACCTCATTGGTGATGTCAAAGTTGGTGCTAATGTTTTAATTGCACCAGGAACGTCAATTCGTGCTGATGAAGGCACGCCCTTTTCCATTGGTGAAGCCACTAACATCCAAGATGGGGTGGTCATTCATGGATTAGAAAAAGGTCGAGTTATCGGAGACGATGAACTCGAATATTCTGTCTGGATCGGTAAAAAAGCCTGTATTACCCACATGGCACTCATTCATGGCCCAGCCTATGTTGGAGACGGGGCCTTTATTGGCTTTCGTTCCACAGTGTTTAATGCCAGAGTGGGTGCTGGTTGTATTGTTATGATGCACGCCTTAATTCAGGATGTGGAAATCGCACCAGGTAAATACGTTCCTTCTGGGGCCATAATTACCAATCAACAACAAGCGGATCGTCTTCCTGATGTAACAGAGGCTGATCGCGCTTTCGCTCGTCATGTGGTAGAAATCAACGAAGCCTTGCGAGTCGGTTATCAATGTGCTGACAATGCCGTTTGTATTAATCCGATTCGTGAGCGGTTGGAGAATTCTATAAAAGACGTTAATGAGACTGATTATAAAAATTCGGTGACCAGTATGAGTTTAAGTCCAGAAATTGTAACCCAAGTACGTTCTCTCTTGTCCCAAGGTTATACTATTGGGGCAGAACACGCAGATAAAAGACGTTTCCGTACTAAGTCTTGGTTAACCTGTGGCAGTTTTAGCGGCTCAGGTAATCAAGTTTTAGCTAATCTAGAAAACTGTTTAGCTGAACATCAAGGGGAATATGTGCGTCTGATCGGTATTGATACTCAAGCCAAACAGCGTGTATTGGAAGTCATTGCTCAGCGGCCTGAGGATGTCCCTGGTTCTGGGAATAAACCTGTTAGCTATAGCAGTAATGGCAATGGCGCGAGTATTAGCAACGGCCAAGGAAAAGCAGCTACTGTGGGAGATGATCTTGTTGCTCAAATCCGTTCCTTGCTCAATCAAGGTTATAAAGTTGGCACAGAATTTGCTAATCAACGCCGTTTTCGTACCAGTTCTTGGTTAACGGGGCCAGCCATTGACAGCAAACGAGAAGCAGATGTCATCAGAGAAGTACAATCAGTTGTCTCTGAACATGATAAAGAATATGTACGTTTGATTGGCATTGATGTTAATGCTAAACGGCGCATGGTAGAAACCATTATTCATCGTCCTGGCGCAACGGCTAATTCCTCATCATCTAATGGCTCTGGGGTTGCTTATCGTTCTAGTAATGGTGCTTGTTCTTATCAAGGAAGTAGTGGCTTAAGTACAGAAGCGATCGCTCAAGTTCGTGCGCTCTTGGGTCAAGGCTATAAAATTGGCACAGAACACGCAGATCAACGTCGTTTCCGTACCAAATCTTGGCAAAGTTGCTCTCCTATTGATACCACCCGTGAATCTGAAGTGATGGCAGCTTTAGAAGCTTGTTTAGCGGAACATCAAGGGGAATATGTGCGTTTGATAGGTATTGATACTAATGCTAAACGGCGCGTCTGTGAAAGCCTGATTCAGCGTCCTGGCCAAGCTGTAGCTAATGGTTCACGAGCCGTTTCTACTGCCGCTCCTGTGAGTTATCAAAACGGTCAATCTAATGGCAGTTTTAGCAGTCGTAACTTAACCCCAGAAACCGTAACTCAAGTGCGGTCTTTATTAGCTCAAGGACACAAAATTGGCACAGAACACGCAGATAAGCGTCGTTTTCGTACCAAGTCTTGGCAAAGTTGCTCTCCTATTGACAGCACCCGTGAATCTGAAGTGATGGCAGCTTTAGAAGCTTGTCTAGCAGAACATCAAGGTGAATACGTTCGTTTGATTGGGATTGATTCTCAGGCGAAACGGCGTGTAGTCGAAACTCTGATTCAACGTCCTTAA
- a CDS encoding EutN/CcmL family microcompartment protein produces the protein MQIAQVRGTVVSTCKTPSMTGVKLLLLQFIDAEGQALPDYEVAGDLVGAGINEWVLVSRGSAARIESGYQERPLDAMVVGIIDTITLANRQIYSKKDEYRAGNQ, from the coding sequence ATGCAAATTGCTCAAGTGCGAGGAACCGTTGTTAGTACCTGCAAAACCCCAAGCATGACAGGCGTTAAGCTCTTACTGCTACAATTCATTGATGCCGAAGGACAAGCCTTACCCGACTATGAAGTGGCAGGAGATCTTGTCGGTGCGGGGATTAATGAGTGGGTATTAGTATCGAGGGGAAGTGCTGCCCGAATTGAAAGTGGATATCAAGAACGTCCACTTGATGCCATGGTGGTAGGGATTATTGATACTATCACCCTAGCAAATCGTCAGATTTATAGCAAAAAAGACGAATATCGGGCTGGAAATCAATAG
- a CDS encoding carbon dioxide-concentrating mechanism protein CcmK: protein MSIAVGMLETLGFPAVVEAADAMVKAARVTLVGYEKIGSGRVTVIVRGDVSEVQASIAAGISNVARVNGGQVLSHHIIARPHENLEYVLPIRYTEAVEQFRESVNRPLRRV from the coding sequence ATGTCAATTGCCGTTGGAATGTTAGAAACCCTCGGTTTCCCTGCCGTAGTTGAAGCGGCTGATGCGATGGTCAAAGCGGCCCGTGTCACCCTGGTTGGTTACGAAAAGATTGGAAGTGGTCGCGTTACCGTAATTGTGCGTGGCGACGTTTCCGAAGTGCAAGCGTCCATAGCAGCCGGAATTTCCAATGTGGCAAGGGTTAATGGTGGTCAAGTGCTTTCCCATCATATTATTGCCCGTCCCCACGAAAACTTAGAATACGTCTTACCCATTCGTTATACCGAAGCGGTAGAACAGTTCCGGGAAAGTGTGAATCGTCCCCTAAGACGGGTATAA
- a CDS encoding carbon dioxide-concentrating mechanism protein CcmK, producing the protein MSIAVGMLETLGFPAVVEAADAMVKAARVTLVGYEKIGSGRVTVIVRGDVSEVQASVAAGIEAANRVNGGKVLSTHIIARPHENLEYVLPIRYTEEVEQFRAY; encoded by the coding sequence ATGTCAATTGCCGTTGGAATGTTAGAAACCCTCGGTTTCCCTGCCGTAGTTGAAGCGGCTGATGCGATGGTCAAAGCGGCCCGTGTTACCCTGGTTGGTTACGAAAAAATCGGAAGTGGTCGCGTTACCGTAATTGTGCGCGGAGACGTTTCTGAGGTTCAAGCTTCCGTAGCGGCCGGGATTGAGGCAGCCAATCGAGTCAATGGCGGTAAAGTCTTATCCACCCATATTATTGCTCGTCCTCACGAAAACCTCGAATATGTGTTACCCATCCGCTACACAGAGGAAGTGGAACAATTTAGAGCGTATTAG
- a CDS encoding NAD(P)H-quinone oxidoreductase subunit F produces the protein MNDFLLQSSWFIPFYGLIGSLLSLPWSLGIIRRTGPRPAAYINLLMTTIAFIHGTVAFRLIWQRQTEQLVFNWLKVADLDLSLTMQLSPVSLGALELITMISLLAQIYALGYMEKDWSLGRFYGLMGIFEASLGAIALSDSLLLSYGLLEILTLSTYLLVGFWYAQPLVVTAARDAFLTKRVGDIILLMGLVALSSYGEGLTFSQLETWANSSPVDTVTAAWLGLSLIAGPTGKCAQFPLNLWLDEAMEGPNPAGIMRNSIVVSAGAYVLIKLQPIFTLSPVSSTTLIILGSVTAIGASLIALAQIDIKRALCHSTSVYLGLVFIAVGLGHVDIAFLLLFSHAIAKALLFMCAGSIILTTSNQNITEMGGLWSRMPATTMAFLVGSMGLLGLLPMGMFWTIQRWLNGSWNVPTWLLGILCFVNVLCALNLTRIFRLVFLGQHQSKTRRTPEVAWPMAFPIVTLILITLLAPLVPIRWSLWLSPTTPLTDNTSFAVEWGMHLLVISGIIGCLIGAMITLTRSAARPTQFYWRFFQDLFAYDFYLDRVYAFTVVAAVGNISRLAAWFDRYIVDGAVNLVSLATIFSGNALKYNVSGQSQFYVFTILMGISLLMWFVLNGQWSIIINYWSSFMA, from the coding sequence ATGAATGATTTTCTCTTGCAAAGTAGTTGGTTTATTCCCTTTTATGGTTTAATTGGTTCTTTATTAAGTCTGCCTTGGTCTTTAGGCATTATCCGACGAACGGGCCCTAGACCGGCCGCTTATATCAATTTATTAATGACGACTATTGCTTTTATTCATGGTACAGTGGCTTTTAGGCTCATTTGGCAACGACAAACAGAGCAATTAGTCTTTAATTGGCTCAAAGTGGCTGATTTAGACTTGTCTTTAACTATGCAATTATCTCCCGTAAGTTTAGGGGCCTTAGAACTAATTACCATGATTAGTTTATTAGCTCAAATTTATGCTTTGGGTTATATGGAGAAAGATTGGTCTTTAGGCAGATTTTACGGGTTAATGGGTATTTTTGAAGCGTCTTTAGGCGCGATCGCCCTCAGTGACTCTTTATTACTTAGTTATGGACTCTTAGAAATTCTCACTCTCTCAACTTATTTATTAGTAGGATTTTGGTATGCTCAACCTTTGGTAGTAACTGCGGCCCGAGATGCCTTTTTAACCAAACGGGTTGGGGATATTATTTTATTAATGGGTTTAGTGGCTTTGTCTAGTTACGGAGAAGGGTTAACTTTCTCTCAGCTTGAAACTTGGGCCAATAGTTCCCCAGTAGATACGGTAACAGCAGCTTGGTTAGGATTATCATTAATTGCGGGGCCTACAGGGAAATGCGCTCAATTTCCCTTGAATTTGTGGTTAGATGAAGCGATGGAAGGGCCGAACCCGGCTGGTATTATGCGGAATTCTATCGTAGTTTCGGCTGGAGCTTATGTTTTAATTAAACTTCAGCCTATTTTTACTCTTTCTCCGGTTTCTTCGACTACTTTAATTATTTTAGGCTCTGTTACGGCTATTGGTGCTTCTTTAATTGCTTTAGCTCAAATCGACATTAAACGGGCCTTATGTCATTCTACCAGTGTCTATTTAGGCTTGGTATTTATAGCTGTAGGTTTGGGTCATGTAGATATCGCCTTTTTACTGTTATTTAGTCATGCGATCGCCAAAGCTCTCTTATTTATGTGTGCTGGCTCAATTATTCTCACCACTAGCAATCAGAATATCACAGAAATGGGTGGTTTGTGGTCACGAATGCCTGCGACAACTATGGCTTTTCTGGTAGGTTCTATGGGATTATTAGGGTTGCTACCTATGGGGATGTTTTGGACGATACAGCGATGGTTAAATGGCTCTTGGAACGTTCCGACATGGTTATTAGGTATATTATGCTTTGTTAATGTTTTATGTGCCTTAAATTTAACCCGTATCTTCCGTCTTGTCTTTTTAGGTCAACATCAAAGTAAAACCCGTCGCACACCGGAGGTTGCTTGGCCGATGGCTTTTCCTATAGTTACTTTGATCTTAATTACTTTATTAGCTCCTTTAGTTCCCATTCGTTGGTCATTGTGGTTATCCCCAACTACTCCTTTAACGGATAATACCAGTTTTGCGGTTGAGTGGGGTATGCATTTACTGGTTATTTCTGGCATAATAGGTTGTTTAATAGGTGCAATGATAACACTAACGCGATCGGCGGCCAGACCTACTCAATTTTATTGGCGATTTTTCCAAGATTTGTTTGCTTATGACTTTTATTTAGATCGAGTTTATGCTTTCACGGTTGTAGCTGCTGTGGGAAATATTTCTCGTTTAGCTGCTTGGTTTGATCGCTATATCGTTGATGGTGCAGTTAATTTGGTCAGTTTAGCCACAATTTTTAGTGGTAATGCTCTGAAATATAATGTATCAGGACAATCACAATTTTATGTTTTCACTATTCTCATGGGAATCAGTTTATTAATGTGGTTTGTTTTGAATGGTCAATGGTCTATCATTATCAATTATTGGTCATCTTTCATGGCTTAG
- a CDS encoding NADH-quinone oxidoreductase subunit M: MLSTLVCIPLFSAILIAFLPGKIEAERNRQISITIASILLILTLVIGFQFDPSNTEMQLTEYLPWLQGIGLTYNLGIDGLSFPLVCINSLLTLIAIYSTSPTIERSGFYYALIFILNSGVSGAFLSQNLLLFFLFYELEIIPLYFLIVIWGGPKRGYAGMKFLLYTAVSGFLVLGSFLGLVWLSGASTFDYEPLRSHTLPLSTQLILLAPLLIGLAIKIPIFPFHTWLPDAHVEASTPVSVLLAGVLLKLGTYGLLRFGIGLFLDAWVYIAPWLATLAAISALYGASCAIVQKDMKKVVAYSSIAHMAYILLAAAATTRLSIIAATFQMVSHGLISAMLFLLVGVVYKKTGSRDVNYLRGLLTPQRGLPIIGTLTIMGVMASAGIPGMVGFIAEFLVFRGSFPIFPVQTLLCLIGSGLTAVYFLLMVNRVFFGRLTPELSELPRVLWSERIPAMVLAVLILILGIQPGWMVRWSEPQAGVLLTGQTEVVINYEL; this comes from the coding sequence ATGCTCAGTACCTTAGTCTGTATTCCGTTATTTAGTGCTATTTTAATTGCTTTTTTACCTGGAAAAATTGAGGCAGAACGAAACCGTCAAATCTCAATCACTATTGCTAGTATCCTCTTAATTTTAACTTTAGTAATAGGGTTTCAGTTTGATCCGAGTAATACTGAAATGCAGTTAACAGAGTATTTACCTTGGCTTCAAGGAATAGGCTTAACTTACAATTTAGGAATTGATGGGTTATCATTTCCTTTGGTTTGTATTAATAGTCTCTTAACTTTAATTGCAATTTATAGCACTAGCCCAACCATTGAGCGATCGGGGTTTTATTATGCACTTATTTTTATTCTAAATAGTGGAGTAAGTGGAGCTTTTTTATCACAAAACTTATTACTTTTCTTCCTGTTTTATGAATTAGAAATTATTCCCCTGTATTTTCTCATTGTTATTTGGGGTGGCCCAAAACGGGGTTATGCAGGTATGAAATTTCTTCTTTATACTGCCGTTTCAGGATTTTTGGTTTTGGGGTCATTTTTGGGTTTAGTGTGGCTCTCAGGGGCATCTACGTTTGACTATGAGCCTTTACGTTCCCATACTCTACCCCTATCTACTCAATTAATTTTACTAGCTCCTTTGCTCATTGGGTTAGCCATCAAAATTCCAATTTTTCCCTTCCATACTTGGTTACCGGATGCTCACGTAGAAGCGTCTACCCCTGTTTCTGTCTTATTAGCTGGAGTATTATTAAAATTGGGGACTTATGGGTTATTACGGTTTGGGATAGGGTTATTTTTGGATGCTTGGGTATATATAGCCCCTTGGTTAGCCACATTAGCCGCCATTAGTGCTTTATATGGGGCTTCTTGTGCCATTGTACAAAAAGATATGAAGAAGGTGGTAGCTTATTCTTCTATTGCTCACATGGCTTATATTTTATTAGCTGCTGCTGCAACTACCCGTTTAAGTATTATTGCTGCTACTTTTCAAATGGTGAGTCATGGGTTAATTTCGGCTATGTTATTCCTGTTAGTGGGGGTAGTGTATAAGAAGACAGGAAGTCGTGATGTTAACTATTTGCGAGGTTTATTGACTCCACAACGGGGTTTACCTATCATTGGTACTTTAACTATTATGGGAGTGATGGCCAGTGCAGGTATTCCGGGAATGGTGGGCTTTATTGCCGAATTTTTGGTATTTAGGGGCAGTTTTCCCATATTTCCGGTGCAAACCTTATTATGTTTAATTGGTAGTGGTTTAACTGCTGTTTATTTCTTGTTAATGGTTAACAGGGTATTTTTTGGGCGTTTAACTCCTGAATTATCGGAATTACCCCGTGTTTTATGGTCTGAACGCATTCCTGCTATGGTTTTAGCCGTTTTAATTCTGATTTTGGGAATACAACCGGGTTGGATGGTACGTTGGAGTGAACCTCAAGCTGGAGTATTATTAACTGGACAAACTGAGGTAGTTATAAATTATGAATTATGA
- a CDS encoding DNA sulfur modification protein DndB, which translates to MELDDQSPETIEYKAISGKFGQVRYFITTLDQSDAVENIRFADEIQGSWSFSERVQRKLDANRANTEIFSYLAQGGIRFFNSIVVVLLPNSNDQTEFWDFETVQSKGKIVEKWVNLKLYKNVARIVIDGQHRLLSLKRYWNAHTGKEPLNSQQTNDNFSCSETFDIPVVYLVFGELGRVGHSALSETVRDEIIKATRNIFTVINKTAKSIDKQTQLLLDDSKISALIPRNLLEEGVLEDRFVKWSSTARSLNQSDPYLTTLDLVSQCTIELLKDYQKEALKKSFNSPKERNIALNTYYESHPQLKNIGTKKLLKWFFTELQPFKDWISQISHVGIDIPIQPEQARLNATQKASIKQLRQSSILYTVLGQKILFFAISKFLLRISTEYRIPETLNSISDSISKMHEDGFFNRNKSHWSNVLVSPNEKLTIITTGSGTEKCIELVKMILLNSSEGVRDLIKRTKEDVSNEIDWQEHSISTWRKDFHVILPKVDLIDEQIKESSESDDSLPKVRDLHDFSEDDEDESGEIEDDEDIFKETEEVED; encoded by the coding sequence ATGGAATTAGATGATCAGTCTCCAGAGACTATTGAATATAAAGCAATCAGTGGTAAATTTGGTCAAGTTAGGTACTTTATAACAACTCTGGATCAAAGTGATGCGGTTGAAAATATTAGATTTGCTGATGAAATTCAAGGCAGTTGGAGCTTCTCTGAACGAGTTCAAAGAAAACTAGATGCAAACAGAGCAAATACAGAAATATTTTCTTACTTAGCTCAGGGTGGAATTCGATTTTTTAATTCAATTGTAGTTGTACTTTTGCCTAACTCAAATGACCAAACAGAGTTTTGGGATTTCGAGACAGTTCAGAGTAAAGGAAAAATCGTTGAAAAATGGGTTAATTTAAAGCTCTATAAAAATGTAGCTAGAATTGTAATTGATGGTCAACATAGACTTCTTTCATTAAAAAGATATTGGAATGCTCATACTGGAAAAGAGCCTTTAAATTCTCAACAAACAAACGATAACTTCAGTTGTTCAGAAACCTTTGACATACCAGTTGTTTATTTGGTGTTTGGTGAGCTTGGCAGGGTTGGTCATTCAGCCTTAAGTGAAACTGTAAGAGATGAGATAATCAAAGCAACTCGTAATATATTTACAGTGATAAATAAGACAGCAAAATCTATAGATAAACAAACTCAATTATTGCTTGATGATAGTAAAATATCGGCGTTGATTCCTAGAAATCTTTTAGAAGAAGGAGTGCTTGAAGATAGATTTGTTAAATGGTCTTCTACGGCAAGAAGCTTGAACCAATCAGACCCTTATCTAACGACTTTAGATTTAGTGAGTCAATGTACTATTGAACTATTAAAAGATTATCAGAAGGAAGCATTAAAAAAATCATTCAATTCACCGAAAGAACGTAATATTGCTCTTAATACTTATTATGAGTCTCATCCTCAACTTAAAAACATAGGCACAAAAAAATTGCTTAAGTGGTTTTTTACTGAACTTCAGCCATTCAAAGATTGGATATCTCAGATCAGTCATGTAGGTATAGATATTCCTATTCAACCAGAGCAAGCTCGATTAAATGCAACTCAAAAAGCAAGTATAAAACAATTACGACAGTCCAGCATTCTTTATACTGTTCTAGGACAAAAAATTCTTTTTTTTGCTATTTCAAAGTTCTTGCTTAGGATATCGACAGAATACCGTATTCCAGAAACTCTTAATTCTATCTCGGATAGTATTAGTAAAATGCATGAAGATGGCTTTTTTAACAGAAATAAATCTCATTGGTCTAACGTTCTAGTGAGTCCCAATGAAAAATTAACCATAATAACTACAGGATCTGGAACAGAGAAATGTATAGAACTTGTCAAAATGATATTGTTGAATTCCTCTGAGGGTGTGAGAGACTTGATAAAAAGGACTAAAGAGGATGTTAGTAATGAAATTGATTGGCAAGAACACTCTATCTCAACTTGGCGAAAAGATTTTCATGTGATCTTACCTAAAGTTGATTTGATTGATGAGCAAATCAAAGAATCCTCTGAATCAGATGACTCTTTGCCCAAAGTTCGAGATTTGCATGACTTTTCCGAAGATGACGAAGATGAATCTGGTGAGATAGAAGATGACGAGGATATTTTTAAAGAAACTGAGGAAGTAGAGGATTAA